A single region of the Lysinibacillus sp. B2A1 genome encodes:
- the thiT gene encoding energy-coupled thiamine transporter ThiT: MDKKRLLMLVEIAIFAAIGLVLDQISFKVWAQGGSVSLVMVPIILIAFRWGLLSGLTTGLLIGVMQTMFGATVVHWLQGLLDYGVAFTIVGLAAIVRRPVLDAAKNQNKTKMALYIILGTVLAGFLRYAAHTIAGAVFFSEYAGDQNAWIYSIIYNGTYMLPATLLTAIVGVLLFTAAPQLMQRKS; encoded by the coding sequence ATGGACAAAAAAAGACTTTTAATGCTTGTGGAGATTGCGATTTTCGCAGCAATTGGCCTTGTGCTTGATCAGATTTCCTTTAAAGTATGGGCACAAGGAGGCTCTGTTAGTCTAGTGATGGTACCAATAATTTTGATAGCCTTTCGTTGGGGTCTTTTATCTGGTCTGACAACGGGCTTACTTATTGGTGTTATGCAAACAATGTTTGGTGCTACAGTAGTACATTGGTTACAAGGCTTACTCGATTATGGCGTTGCCTTCACAATAGTTGGCTTGGCTGCAATCGTACGTCGACCAGTGCTTGACGCTGCAAAAAATCAAAACAAAACGAAAATGGCGCTGTATATTATTCTAGGAACTGTATTAGCAGGATTTTTACGCTATGCGGCACATACTATTGCTGGCGCAGTATTCTTCTCAGAGTATGCGGGCGATCAAAATGCATGGATTTATTCAATTATTTATAATGGTACGTATATGCTACCGGCTACACTTTTAACTGCCATTGTTGGTGTTCTGTTATTTACAGCAGCACCACAATTAATGCAGCGAAAATCATAA
- a CDS encoding citrate transporter yields MWSLFTIIASLALLIFLALRGFSIIIIAPVASLIVIILNQMPILDSLQGNYMSGFINFMKNYYLIFLFAAIFGKFMEESGAARSIAEKLLNIMGRHSKFNALMAVVIICAFLTLGGINTYVVIFAILPIAKPLFKAMNIPWHLFTGAFFFGMATFTMTMLPGSPSVQNIIPTKYLDTTATAAPVVGIVATITIILFNCFYLKRQLSKTEARGETYENMKNPEKQDSKAFEASVRRYPPFILSILPPIFLIVTLNVFKVDILYTLMLTVLLSIIIFWKYIDNKLQAINVGATNTVLPIVNTSADVGYGTVIAATAGFGVITEMLANIPGSPLISLYVAIAALAGITGTASGGLGIAMETLAQTYLDLGVDPEALHRVATIASGSLDSLPHNGAVITVLAVIGLTHKDAYKHIFFVSVIGPIIAAIPALITAILLYS; encoded by the coding sequence ATATGGAGTTTATTTACGATTATTGCGTCACTGGCTTTATTAATATTTTTAGCATTACGTGGCTTCAGTATCATTATTATTGCGCCAGTAGCAAGTTTAATCGTCATCATTTTAAATCAAATGCCTATTTTAGATTCATTACAAGGCAACTATATGAGCGGGTTTATAAATTTTATGAAAAATTACTACCTCATCTTCTTATTTGCCGCAATTTTCGGAAAATTCATGGAAGAAAGTGGTGCTGCTCGTTCAATAGCTGAAAAACTTTTGAATATTATGGGACGTCATAGTAAATTTAACGCGCTAATGGCAGTCGTAATCATTTGTGCCTTTTTAACATTAGGTGGCATTAATACATATGTCGTAATTTTCGCCATTTTACCAATTGCTAAACCATTATTTAAAGCTATGAATATACCTTGGCATTTATTTACGGGGGCATTTTTCTTCGGAATGGCAACATTTACAATGACCATGCTACCTGGTTCACCATCTGTACAAAATATCATTCCAACAAAATATTTAGATACAACTGCTACTGCAGCACCTGTTGTTGGGATTGTTGCTACTATTACCATTATTCTTTTTAATTGCTTCTATTTAAAAAGACAATTATCTAAAACAGAGGCACGTGGTGAAACATATGAAAATATGAAAAATCCCGAAAAACAAGATTCAAAAGCTTTTGAGGCAAGTGTTAGAAGATATCCGCCATTTATCTTAAGTATTTTGCCACCTATCTTCTTAATTGTTACGTTAAACGTTTTTAAGGTAGATATCCTTTATACATTGATGCTTACTGTGCTTCTTTCTATCATTATTTTTTGGAAATACATAGACAACAAGCTACAAGCAATTAATGTGGGTGCAACAAATACCGTTCTACCAATTGTCAACACAAGTGCTGATGTCGGGTACGGTACAGTTATTGCAGCAACTGCAGGCTTTGGTGTAATAACAGAAATGCTTGCCAACATACCTGGAAGTCCCTTAATTTCTCTTTATGTCGCTATTGCAGCACTTGCAGGGATTACAGGTACTGCCTCTGGTGGACTTGGAATTGCAATGGAAACACTTGCTCAAACGTATTTAGATTTAGGGGTTGATCCAGAGGCACTTCATCGCGTTGCGACAATTGCCTCCGGTAGTTTAGATTCATTACCGCACAATGGTGCCGTTATTACTGTATTGGCTGTTATAGGATTAACACATAAAGATGCCTACAAACATATCTTTTTTGTTTCAGTAATTGGGCCCATTATTGCGGCAATACCAGCATTAATTACTGCGATCTTACTTTATTCTTAA
- a CDS encoding Fe-S oxidoreductase: MKVSLFATCLVDMFQTNVGKATVELLEHLGCEVIFPRGQICCGQPAYNSGYVQEAKEAMKNMIRAFDGADYVVCPSGSCAYMFREYEKVFVNDAEWASNAKQLAEKTYELTQFIVEILGITDVGASFNGNVTYHMSCHMTRLLGVKSAPLTLLENVKGLTYTELPNKTTCCGFGGTFSVKMTPISEQMVDEKVQHIIETGATYLVGADEGCLMNIRGRAERLGTHIQVLHIAEILNSRKMEVRA; encoded by the coding sequence ATGAAAGTCTCACTTTTCGCAACATGTTTAGTAGATATGTTTCAAACAAATGTGGGCAAAGCAACTGTAGAACTTCTAGAACATCTTGGCTGTGAAGTTATTTTTCCAAGGGGGCAAATTTGTTGTGGACAACCTGCCTATAACTCAGGCTATGTTCAGGAAGCAAAGGAAGCCATGAAAAATATGATAAGAGCATTTGATGGTGCTGATTATGTGGTTTGCCCTTCTGGTTCCTGTGCTTACATGTTCCGAGAATATGAAAAGGTTTTTGTGAACGATGCTGAATGGGCATCAAATGCAAAGCAATTAGCTGAAAAAACGTATGAATTAACACAATTTATCGTAGAGATTCTTGGTATTACGGATGTGGGTGCTAGCTTCAACGGAAATGTGACCTATCATATGTCTTGCCATATGACACGTTTGCTTGGTGTAAAAAGCGCACCTTTAACGTTACTAGAAAATGTTAAAGGCTTAACATATACTGAGCTTCCTAATAAAACAACTTGTTGTGGATTTGGTGGAACCTTCTCAGTAAAAATGACACCTATTTCCGAGCAAATGGTTGATGAAAAGGTACAACATATCATTGAAACTGGTGCCACTTATTTAGTAGGGGCGGATGAAGGTTGTTTAATGAATATTCGTGGACGTGCAGAACGATTAGGTACCCATATACAAGTACTTCATATAGCTGAAATTTTGAATTCTCGCAAAATGGAGGTGCGTGCATAA
- a CDS encoding iron-sulfur cluster-binding protein yields MPMKVGNEPFNNRVGEGIQNTFMRSAVSGAQDRLETNRQLATDELGHWEEWRSLGEEIRQHVLANLDYYLTELSEQVAARGGHVFFATTAEEAQAYIANVAKEKEAKKIVKSKSMVTEEIDLNHYLEKHVGCQVVETDLGEYILQLDNDLPSHIVAPALHRKKEQVRESFQSHHQYEGSARPEELTKHARKMLRNDYLSADIGITGCNFAVAETGSVCIVTNEGNADLSTALPKTQITVMGMERLVPTFEELEVLVNMLTRSAVGQKLPSYVTVLSGPRQDGDVDGPEEFHLVIVDNGRSEILGSEFQAILQCIRCGACANICPVYRHVGGHSYGSIYSGPVGAVLSPLLGGYDDYKELPFASTLCGACTDVCPVKIPLHELLHKHRQTIVEKEGRAPVSERFLMSIFGIGTSSSGMYKFGSKVASSVLKPLTKNDQLSKGIGPLKNWTNIREFPAPKKERFRDWFENRQKGDE; encoded by the coding sequence ATGCCAATGAAGGTCGGTAATGAGCCATTTAACAATCGTGTTGGAGAAGGTATTCAAAATACATTTATGCGCAGTGCCGTTTCAGGTGCACAAGATCGTTTAGAAACAAATCGTCAATTGGCTACAGATGAGCTTGGCCATTGGGAGGAGTGGCGTTCTCTTGGTGAGGAGATCCGTCAGCATGTACTTGCAAATCTTGATTATTATTTAACGGAATTAAGTGAACAGGTTGCTGCACGAGGTGGACATGTTTTCTTTGCGACTACTGCTGAGGAAGCCCAAGCTTATATTGCTAATGTTGCTAAGGAAAAAGAGGCTAAAAAAATTGTCAAATCAAAATCGATGGTAACAGAGGAAATAGACTTAAATCATTATTTAGAAAAACATGTTGGCTGTCAGGTTGTTGAAACCGATTTAGGAGAATATATTTTACAGCTAGATAATGATTTACCCTCACATATCGTGGCACCTGCTTTACACCGCAAGAAAGAGCAGGTGCGGGAAAGCTTCCAATCTCATCATCAATATGAAGGCTCTGCACGTCCTGAGGAGCTAACAAAGCATGCTCGTAAAATGCTGCGAAATGATTATTTATCAGCTGATATCGGCATTACGGGTTGTAACTTTGCGGTGGCTGAAACTGGCTCTGTTTGTATTGTAACAAATGAAGGAAATGCTGACTTATCAACAGCACTACCAAAAACACAAATTACTGTAATGGGGATGGAAAGACTTGTACCAACATTTGAAGAGCTTGAAGTACTCGTCAATATGCTAACAAGAAGTGCAGTTGGTCAAAAACTTCCTAGTTATGTAACTGTTTTAAGTGGTCCTCGTCAAGATGGTGATGTAGATGGGCCAGAAGAGTTTCATTTAGTTATTGTTGACAATGGGCGATCTGAAATTTTAGGTAGTGAATTCCAAGCTATCTTACAATGTATTCGCTGTGGTGCTTGCGCTAATATTTGTCCTGTTTATCGACATGTAGGTGGCCATTCATATGGCTCAATTTACTCTGGACCAGTAGGAGCGGTCTTATCGCCATTGCTAGGTGGCTATGATGACTATAAGGAACTACCGTTTGCTTCAACACTTTGTGGCGCTTGCACAGATGTTTGCCCAGTGAAAATTCCTTTACATGAATTATTGCATAAGCATCGACAAACCATTGTCGAAAAAGAAGGTCGTGCACCTGTATCGGAACGCTTCCTTATGTCTATTTTCGGTATTGGTACCTCATCAAGCGGTATGTATAAATTCGGATCTAAGGTTGCTTCAAGTGTTTTAAAGCCATTAACAAAAAATGACCAATTATCAAAAGGCATCGGTCCATTAAAAAATTGGACAAATATTCGTGAATTCCCTGCGCCTAAAAAAGAGCGCTTCCGTGACTGGTTCGAAAATCGACAAAAAGGAGATGAATAA
- a CDS encoding lactate utilization protein C: protein MVGKIQNRETFIRQLSSRLQRLSIPVHVERPQWRYSPQHKTLQNLSQDELLIILQKQCTRINTNCVVTSSADLAMTLEKVIDDYDGGPIMTWQDERFDTYGLTGLFSDTLPKKQIELHTWDPSIGRDNIELVEKANIGVTISDITLAESGTAVLFSNPNHGRTVSFLPTKSIILIPKSSIVPRMTQAAIQIRERLQNGETLASCVNFISGPSNSADIEMILVVGVHGPIYMTYIIIEDL from the coding sequence ATGGTAGGCAAAATTCAAAATCGTGAGACATTTATTCGTCAATTATCTTCTAGACTTCAACGATTATCTATACCAGTGCATGTAGAGCGTCCTCAATGGCGATATTCACCACAACATAAAACATTACAAAACTTATCTCAGGATGAGCTGTTGATCATCTTACAAAAACAATGCACACGTATTAATACGAACTGCGTTGTCACATCCTCTGCTGATTTAGCTATGACACTGGAAAAAGTCATTGACGACTATGATGGTGGGCCAATTATGACTTGGCAGGATGAACGATTTGACACTTATGGTCTGACGGGGCTATTTTCAGATACATTACCTAAAAAACAAATCGAACTACACACTTGGGACCCATCGATTGGCAGAGATAATATAGAACTAGTAGAGAAGGCAAATATCGGAGTTACAATTAGTGATATTACCTTAGCGGAATCCGGTACAGCTGTACTTTTTAGCAATCCAAATCACGGTCGTACTGTTAGCTTCTTACCTACCAAGTCTATTATCCTAATACCAAAAAGCTCTATTGTGCCTCGAATGACACAGGCAGCAATACAAATTCGAGAGCGTCTACAAAATGGCGAAACTCTCGCCTCTTGCGTTAATTTTATTTCTGGTCCTAGTAACTCTGCCGATATTGAAATGATTTTAGTCGTTGGAGTTCATGGTCCAATTTACATGACCTATATTATTATTGAGGATTTATAG
- a CDS encoding SMC family ATPase: protein MKPLKLTITAFGPYKNTEIIDFQQLGDHRLFAISGKTGAGKTTIFDAICYALYGSGSGEDRQDTAMLRSGFAEDDVYTVVELTFEMDGRVYQVLRQPGHIKAKNKSVTGKKIELAEVKEGKLDFGIVEKQQTLEVDKKLQEIIGLTKDQFSQIVMLPQGEFRKLLTSDSTNKEVILRKIFKTDRFGAMTKKLDAKRKEAEGDLLRAQQLKEHLLGQIAGALPQRASFLFTCINDNTENMHQMKNALEEEHAYYIERIQVEQQRYDEAYAHHQKEQEYYSMAKTLNEQFDEQSKRQNKLQALLQEQDVYAVKEREIALAEKAERLVLLEQQCIDLRNEQNRKEQSYQRAVIEQKNAETQLIVAQEQFNIEEAKEPERQQLLQQEIQLQALLPKFEAYEHNLHQMQLAEQNVVTAKRALADNIALLKKEQNQLQQLTITIEQYEKQLEPYEGYLERLPKLKEQVSLLAQVEKYTKAAETIEQDVMTVNVHHRESKQALQKLEQQWITSQASILAQQLKDGEPCPVCGSTTHLETHLEQFEDIELAQVEALRLKAATDERKLLEKEALLNSTKQLLQEALAQLETNHIDLTNQTEIVTSLQNAEQQITILKVVNQQLADIRIKQKQQRGSLELLQEKHIKLEQYFADQTKELTKQQAIVEEQQKHIPENIKTLQVLKQAIIDIASQKAVLQTAWNASQQNLQTAKEAANSAKMAVEINKQAFEELKLKMDEKREQFSESMRIAGFENFEEFAAAKRSEFQLEALRKACSDYALQIHTLQVQITEGTKHLQGKEKQDLTLMEERLAMHRAAYEEAFKMLQQMKGYAKACEEFVERIEDTAHEIRLLENEAGRVKELYAVLNGQNSKKLSFERYIQINYLDKITEAANVRLQHLSNGQFELRRSDRLEKHAKQSGLGLDVYDAYTDQLRDVKTLSGGEKFNASLSLALGMADVIQSFQGNIHIETMFIDEGFGSLDEEALNKAIDTLIDLQDSGRMIGVISHVAELKATMPAVLHVEKTMNGYSQTYFEVK from the coding sequence ATGAAGCCATTAAAGTTAACAATTACTGCATTCGGTCCATATAAAAATACAGAAATAATTGATTTTCAACAGCTTGGTGACCATCGCCTATTTGCAATTTCTGGCAAAACAGGTGCTGGCAAAACGACTATTTTCGATGCTATTTGTTATGCACTTTATGGATCAGGTAGCGGTGAAGATCGTCAGGATACAGCTATGCTACGAAGTGGTTTTGCAGAGGATGATGTTTACACTGTGGTAGAGCTCACTTTTGAAATGGATGGCAGGGTTTATCAAGTTTTACGTCAGCCTGGCCATATTAAAGCAAAAAATAAAAGTGTTACTGGTAAGAAAATTGAATTGGCTGAAGTCAAAGAAGGTAAGCTTGATTTTGGAATTGTAGAAAAGCAGCAAACACTTGAGGTAGATAAAAAGCTACAGGAAATAATAGGTCTGACAAAGGATCAGTTTAGCCAAATCGTCATGCTGCCACAAGGAGAGTTCCGTAAGCTGTTAACCTCTGATTCTACAAACAAAGAGGTTATATTACGTAAAATATTTAAAACAGATCGCTTCGGTGCAATGACTAAAAAACTGGATGCCAAACGGAAAGAAGCAGAAGGTGATTTACTAAGAGCTCAACAATTAAAGGAGCATTTACTTGGTCAAATTGCAGGTGCCTTACCACAACGAGCATCCTTTTTATTTACTTGTATAAATGATAATACCGAAAACATGCATCAAATGAAAAACGCACTGGAAGAGGAACATGCCTACTATATCGAGCGTATTCAAGTAGAACAGCAGCGCTATGATGAAGCCTATGCTCATCATCAAAAGGAACAAGAATATTATAGTATGGCAAAAACGCTGAATGAGCAGTTTGATGAGCAATCCAAACGCCAAAACAAACTGCAAGCATTGCTACAAGAACAGGATGTGTATGCTGTAAAGGAACGTGAGATTGCTTTGGCAGAGAAAGCTGAACGTCTAGTGTTACTTGAGCAACAATGCATAGATTTACGCAATGAGCAAAATAGAAAAGAACAATCCTATCAGCGAGCGGTGATAGAACAGAAAAATGCTGAGACTCAGCTGATAGTTGCACAAGAACAGTTTAACATTGAAGAGGCAAAAGAGCCTGAACGTCAGCAACTTCTACAGCAAGAAATACAGCTCCAAGCATTATTACCGAAATTTGAGGCGTATGAACATAATCTTCATCAAATGCAACTAGCTGAGCAAAACGTCGTAACAGCAAAACGGGCACTAGCAGATAATATAGCTTTACTAAAGAAAGAACAAAATCAATTACAGCAATTAACAATAACAATTGAACAATATGAAAAACAGCTAGAACCATATGAAGGTTATTTAGAGCGGCTACCGAAGTTAAAAGAGCAAGTATCATTATTAGCGCAAGTTGAAAAATACACGAAAGCAGCTGAGACAATAGAACAGGATGTAATGACTGTTAATGTCCATCACCGAGAAAGTAAACAAGCACTTCAAAAGCTGGAGCAGCAATGGATTACTAGCCAGGCAAGTATTTTAGCACAGCAGCTTAAGGATGGAGAGCCTTGCCCAGTTTGCGGTAGCACAACACACCTTGAAACACATTTAGAACAATTTGAGGATATTGAATTAGCTCAAGTGGAAGCTTTACGTTTAAAGGCGGCAACTGATGAGCGTAAGCTTTTGGAAAAAGAAGCTTTATTGAATTCAACCAAGCAGCTTTTACAAGAGGCACTAGCGCAGTTGGAGACTAATCATATTGATCTAACCAATCAAACAGAAATAGTTACTTCCTTACAAAATGCAGAGCAGCAAATTACCATTTTAAAAGTAGTGAATCAGCAATTAGCTGATATACGCATAAAACAAAAGCAGCAACGTGGAAGTCTGGAGCTGCTACAAGAGAAGCACATAAAGCTGGAGCAATATTTTGCTGACCAGACGAAGGAATTAACCAAACAACAGGCAATTGTGGAGGAGCAGCAAAAGCATATTCCTGAAAATATTAAGACGTTACAAGTGTTAAAACAGGCAATTATTGATATAGCTTCACAGAAGGCAGTATTACAAACTGCCTGGAATGCCAGTCAACAAAACCTGCAAACTGCGAAGGAAGCAGCGAATAGTGCCAAAATGGCCGTAGAAATAAATAAACAGGCTTTCGAGGAATTAAAGCTGAAAATGGATGAAAAGCGCGAGCAATTTTCAGAAAGTATGAGGATAGCAGGCTTTGAAAACTTTGAAGAATTTGCTGCTGCTAAGCGTAGTGAGTTTCAATTAGAGGCTTTACGGAAGGCTTGTAGCGATTATGCTCTACAAATACACACATTACAGGTGCAAATTACTGAAGGAACGAAACATCTTCAAGGAAAAGAAAAGCAAGATTTAACGTTAATGGAAGAAAGGTTAGCAATGCACCGTGCAGCATATGAGGAAGCATTTAAAATGTTGCAGCAAATGAAAGGATATGCAAAAGCTTGCGAAGAATTTGTTGAAAGAATCGAAGATACAGCACATGAGATTCGTTTACTTGAAAACGAAGCGGGGAGAGTGAAGGAGCTTTATGCAGTGCTAAATGGTCAGAATTCGAAAAAGCTATCCTTTGAGCGCTATATTCAAATCAACTATTTAGATAAAATCACAGAGGCTGCAAATGTACGTTTACAGCATTTATCCAATGGACAATTTGAGCTTCGACGTTCTGATCGATTAGAGAAGCATGCTAAGCAAAGTGGTTTAGGGCTAGATGTTTATGATGCTTATACAGATCAACTACGCGATGTGAAAACATTATCTGGTGGAGAAAAGTTCAATGCATCATTAAGTCTTGCCCTTGGTATGGCAGATGTGATTCAAAGCTTTCAGGGGAATATTCATATTGAAACAATGTTTATCGATGAGGGCTTCGGGTCACTTGATGAAGAAGCTTTAAATAAGGCGATTGATACACTGATTGATTTGCAGGATTCTGGACGCATGATCGGTGTCATATCTCACGTTGCAGAGTTAAAGGCTACAATGCCTGCTGTGTTACATGTTGAAAAAACAATGAATGGCTATAGTCAAACATATTTTGAAGTGAAATAG
- a CDS encoding exonuclease sbcCD subunit D: MKIFHTADWHLGKLVQGVYMTEDQRYILQQFMQAIDEEKPDVIIIAGDLYDRSMPPIEAVNLLNDTLAEIVLDKKIPVLAIAGNHDSAGRLNFGSSLMSDSGLHMKGQFTKDHAPIILTDDFGDVHFHLVPYAEPASVRTILGDDTIRSHQDAMKKIIDHIGQSLDPTKRHVFVGHAFVTKYGEEEANTSDSERPLSIGGSDCIDAALFKPFHYTALGHLHKAHFVLNEKIRYAGSLLKYSLSEHLHEKGFLIVELDAQGDLTVTKRKLLPRRDLRVVEGLLDDLLTLPPNEDYVFVRLTDTAPVASPMERIRTVFPHAMHVERKAMRPEIRHEIQVVETEKVDDIDLFRSFFTDIIGIEPDQDTERLFTEMLQELLDEERETVK; this comes from the coding sequence ATGAAAATATTTCATACAGCAGATTGGCATTTAGGAAAGCTGGTACAGGGAGTCTATATGACGGAGGATCAGCGCTATATTTTACAGCAATTTATGCAAGCCATTGATGAAGAAAAGCCTGATGTTATCATTATAGCAGGTGATTTATATGACCGTTCAATGCCCCCTATTGAGGCCGTTAATTTACTCAATGATACTTTGGCAGAAATTGTGCTTGATAAAAAAATTCCAGTGTTAGCGATTGCCGGGAACCACGATAGTGCAGGTCGATTAAATTTTGGCAGCAGCCTGATGAGTGATAGTGGATTACACATGAAAGGTCAATTCACGAAGGATCATGCTCCAATTATTTTAACGGATGATTTTGGCGATGTACATTTTCATCTTGTGCCATATGCGGAGCCTGCGTCAGTACGTACAATTTTAGGAGATGATACAATTCGTTCTCACCAAGATGCGATGAAAAAAATTATCGACCATATTGGACAAAGCTTAGATCCAACAAAACGTCATGTGTTTGTGGGGCATGCCTTTGTAACGAAGTATGGTGAGGAGGAAGCGAATACGAGTGATTCAGAGCGCCCGCTATCAATAGGTGGCTCTGATTGTATAGATGCAGCATTATTTAAGCCTTTTCATTACACGGCACTTGGTCATTTACATAAAGCACATTTTGTGTTGAATGAAAAAATTCGCTATGCTGGCTCTCTATTGAAATATTCATTGTCTGAGCATTTACATGAGAAGGGCTTTTTGATCGTTGAGCTAGATGCACAGGGAGATCTTACTGTTACAAAACGAAAGCTTCTGCCGAGACGGGATTTACGCGTAGTAGAGGGCTTGTTGGATGATTTATTAACATTACCGCCAAATGAAGATTATGTATTTGTCCGTTTAACAGATACGGCGCCAGTGGCTTCACCGATGGAACGTATTCGTACAGTGTTTCCTCATGCAATGCATGTTGAGCGTAAAGCCATGCGTCCAGAAATACGACATGAAATACAAGTAGTTGAGACGGAGAAGGTAGACGACATTGATTTATTTCGTTCATTTTTTACAGATATAATTGGTATAGAGCCGGATCAAGATACAGAGCGTCTATTTACAGAGATGCTTCAGGAATTATTAGATGAGGAGCGAGAAACAGTAAAATGA
- a CDS encoding lysophospholipase — MKRLLSFGIAIMTMVFGVSSVLAQSENYVAIGDSLAAGQTPYQEIDHGYSDFIAMRLGKTGQLSNYTKELAFPGFTTTDVLKRIKSEEASDLLADATLITISAGANDLLRLVQVNPTAGTLTFSQMQTDYALNIARKNMIEILEELIVRAPKAKVYVMGYYFAYPNVHDTQKEGTNKQLIKLNTILQQQAEQAGATYVNVYDAFGLNATSFLPNIADVHPNFEGYRQMANAFLYEYSGGNALAISSSELPKPQPKSFEEILEKQEESAETREEKEKPDPIARTIRGFIGYAAFIEKMRAI, encoded by the coding sequence ATGAAACGCTTACTAAGTTTTGGTATAGCTATTATGACAATGGTATTTGGTGTTTCATCTGTCTTAGCTCAAAGTGAAAATTACGTGGCTATTGGAGATTCCTTGGCAGCTGGTCAAACACCCTACCAAGAGATTGATCACGGCTATAGTGATTTTATTGCCATGAGGTTGGGCAAGACTGGGCAATTAAGCAACTATACGAAGGAGCTCGCTTTCCCAGGCTTTACAACAACAGATGTACTGAAACGGATAAAATCTGAGGAAGCAAGCGACCTATTAGCAGATGCTACTCTCATTACAATATCGGCAGGCGCTAATGATTTATTACGTCTTGTGCAGGTCAATCCGACTGCTGGTACTTTGACCTTTTCACAGATGCAAACGGATTATGCGTTAAATATAGCTAGAAAAAATATGATAGAGATTTTAGAGGAATTAATAGTACGTGCACCTAAAGCAAAGGTCTATGTGATGGGGTATTATTTTGCTTATCCAAATGTGCACGATACACAAAAAGAAGGTACAAATAAACAGCTAATAAAGCTAAATACAATTTTACAACAGCAGGCAGAACAAGCTGGAGCAACTTATGTAAATGTGTATGATGCTTTTGGCTTAAACGCCACAAGTTTTTTACCAAATATTGCTGATGTACATCCGAATTTTGAGGGTTATCGTCAAATGGCCAACGCATTTCTATATGAATATAGTGGAGGCAATGCATTAGCAATTTCCTCTAGTGAATTGCCTAAACCTCAACCTAAATCGTTTGAGGAGATTTTAGAAAAACAAGAAGAATCTGCGGAGACGCGAGAAGAGAAGGAGAAACCTGATCCTATAGCACGAACCATTCGAGGATTTATCGGATATGCAGCCTTTATAGAAAAAATGAGAGCAATTTAA